ATGCTGTCATTAACACAGGTGTTGCTCACCATCTTCACTGGGACAGGGAGGGGTGCAGTTAAGGGGAGACTGGGGTGCTGCTGTCTCATCTGTTAAGTCTGATAAATGGGGGCATAGACaatgatttaatatgaatatcTTGCTAAACGTTTCCCTGCACTGATTAAATGTTGATGAAATGTAGTCTAACACTAGCCTGCAGCTAGCTAGCTTATTTCACTATAGACAACGGGTTAATACCACTCACAGACTAAAGGCTAACGTTACCCACCTTTCTTGTTGAAAAACTGGGATACAGAACGACACCCTTTCTTttgtctttcctctctctctttactctctttccttttctgaaAACCAGATTTTATTTTACTACTCAACATTATGGTCTCTGTATTTCTAGCGCGCAATGCATTGATTCACTGTCTGCAACTAACTAAACCCCGTCACTGATGAGTGCGCTAAAGCAGGACCAAACCATTTCTTGCAGATACACGGGGGTGGTCGGTCAAtatggatgttttattttttggtcaatggtgatatttaacttttattgccaaaataagtaaaatcaaagacataattcattttattattatttgaaatatacttaaTGATGATGGtttttatagtgtataatataataaaatttttaaattagtttttacctATTTGTTGGGGTCCCTGGTCAGTCAGGGGCCCTTGGAATTGTCCTaactcccctcccccccccctcccccccccccccccccccccccccccccccccccccctcccccccccccccccccccccccccccccacccccatacGCGCCCATGATTACACAACTTCCTATACAAACGAACCTTTTAATGTTTGTGCACAAAAATGAAACCTAAACTACTGAACATCCCTTCAGCATAGACTGCGTGATATCCGAGCTCCGTATTATTCAGAGACATGAACAAAAAGAGAGTACACTTCGGTAAGTAggctatttattttgttttgtgctattttatttctttccttgAAAGCAAATTTGTTGatgtaaatttactttaaaaaatatttaaaggcaacgttttaaaaattaaatggcaCACTGGCAGAATGAGAAGGATTCGTTTTGATTTGcccttctgtgaaacacaaaagacagGCTATCAAAAAtgtgttatgtatatatttttgttgtcgcCTCTAGCAAATGATTCCCACAGAGGAAGAAGACAACGAGATAAGTTCATGCCGCTTCCGTATAGATGTACCTACGGTAAGGTCCCAGAACTACACCGTCCAAGTCCCCCGTAAGCTTAGTGCCACTCACAAGGCTTCCCATTATGTTCAATCTAAAGCAAAACCTTCAAAATCGTTATTAAGGTAAATAGACTACCTAACCTAAGCTCTAGTTGTGTGCAAGGTTATGTTTTTGTGGTTTGACAGTGTGAAGAACGTCTACACAGAGGAACTTTTTAATTAACAGTTAAGTTGCGCAGTTGCGAAAtcctttatatttaatttgttgagaCGGTGCCTAGATTTAGGCTACTTTGGAGGCAACCGTCTTAAATTTAGTCATGTCCTGACTCACTGAGTCAGACCTTAgcctaaaataaacagtaaacattaaaataaataattaaatacaaattaaaatttgaaaccAAGATAAATTATACactcaacattaaaataaacattttaaatacaaagtattaaaataaatgcaaacaagtAAGACTTTCTCATAAGGTAATACAGAAATATGTTTGTGTATTCATCATACACAGGGAGAAAATGGCCCCATGTTAAGCCTACGTTAGATGCTCAACAGGACCATAATCAGCGAGAATTACCAACAAACAGAGGTGAGGTGTAATGGAATTTTATGAAACTactatgagaaaaaataaaataaaattcttcagTATGACTACTTTAGATCTCATTTAatgcatttgatttttaattaggTTATGGCTCAAATTTCAAGACCGTTTTGAATATAATCATAAAGGATCTGCAGCCCTTAAGTTCCGTGAAAAGACATTATCTCACAAGGACTCTACAATCCTCTTTAGACGTTCAGTTAAGTGCCTCATGCATCCGAAATGAACTTCAGAACCTTTACAAGCACAAGAGGGTGGAAGTACAGAAAGCAGTCAATGACGCAAGTAACCTGGCTCTCTCAGCTGAGCTTTGGAGCTCCAGTGAGAAGGTGTTTTACCTGACAGTGTCCTGTCACTTAATCAGTGAAGACTGGAATCTGAAATCGTATGTGCTAGATACAGCCCATTTACTCACCAAGCATACAGCAGAGAATGCAGTAGAGCACCTTTTGAGAATTTCAAACGAGTGgaacatcacagaaaaaactCAGATTGTGGTCACAAATATTGACGGCATAAAGAAGGCCCAAAAAACTGGATGCAGATGGACCTATATACCTTGTTTTGCTCATACTTTGGATAGAGTTTTCAGAGAAACCATACAGAGAACCGACTGCGAATCTCTACTGAGGAAATGTCAGCGAATAGTTGCGTTTTTCCACCAAAGCGACAAAGCCTCACAACATCTCCAGCAGTACTGTGCTTCTCTCAATCTCAGCCAAAGTGAACTGACTCAGTCCTGTGGTCTAAATTGGCTTACTACTCTCCATATGCTGAAGAACATCTTAGAGCAGTGGCAagccatttttaaggtttttgtcgACAGACGAGTGGAGGATCTTTGCCTGAgtgagaatgaaagaaaaataatggaaaacattGTGGCAGTGCTGAATATTCTAAAGGATGTCACAAAGGAAATAGGAAGTCAAGGGTTCAGCCCAATCTCAAAAATCATACCGCATGTCCAAAAACTGCAGGAGATGCTGAGAAACAACTGGATGGCGAGGAATGATATAGCGAAGATACTGGCAGAAATATGTGACTATCATATTGGCAACATCAAGAAAAACCTTTGGTTTAGAGTTAGCACAGCACTGGACCCGCGATACAAAACCAGCGTGCTGCAGGACTCTGACATTGAAGATATCACAGCAGAAATCAGGAAACAGATCAGAGGATCTGCAGAGCACTGCAGTCATGACACTGAAAGTGAAGAGTCAGTCTTTCAGAAGTACtggaaaataacaaacatttcagGGAACACTCTTGAATTTTGGAAGAGccataaagaatttaaaaaactgGTAACAGTGGCCCGCAAGCACCTCACAGTGGTCTCCACTGCTATTCCAGTGGAACGTGTGCACCAGCTGCAAGAATCACAGCTTGTCGACAGGAGAAACTGTCTGGAGCCAGAAAATGTCAGTATGATCCTGTTTTTGAACAGCAACCAATGAAGAAAACACATATGTACTATGCATATACTTTATGTAAATGATGCTCAGCACTGTAGATTTTTCAAATATGGTCacaatttaaatttcttttattaatctatgaattaaaatgtaaaaacaatttttaaaaaatcttaaaattattacCAAATAATATAGTAGACTtccttaaaaaacacacacacagtgagcaaGCCCAACACAGagacaatagcaaaaaaaaaaaaaaaaaaaaaaaaacttttcctcaGAAACGCAACCGAAACTGAAGAATGAATAAGGTGAGGCAGGCAAGGTGGAGCTACATTTAAAGCAAACCAGGAGCAAGAGATTTTGCTCCCTCCATAACTGAATGGTTTTGATACTCATTCCCGGGCATTTTGAGAAGTTGgacagtttacttttttttttacttgcattttaaccaaaaatcttgacacataaaaaaaaaaaaaaaggctttccaTTTCTACACGCATATGCATTGTATAAAATGAGCTGCTTTTTTTCTTCTACGGGTGATCAATGGAACCCCTTACTGGATATGATTATTTCAGATTTACATCCACACACCATAGTTGAAGAGCCTGCCTTCTTTCATTTCTACAAGTCTTATGAGTGAAAGGTTCCAATATCCACCAACATCTACTGATATACTTGGAAAAAATTGTTTTCCAAAACAATACAAATTGTGCAAAAAGGTCTAGAAAGTGTAGATACTGTTGCATTGTCTTCTGTAGTGTGGAACACCACAGCAAACAAAACATATATGACAACCCTGTCACCTGATTGATAACATGGACTCGGCGATCGTATGTTTTGGAAACCACACCTCTAACCGAAGAATATAAGCCCAGTAATTTTGCTGGACAACTTCTGAAAATAGCAGATAAATGGGAAATTGGAAGCAAGATTAAAGTGGTAGTGTCAAATGAAGATGGGATAAAAAGAGACATCAAAAAGGCAGGATGGGGTTTCACCGACACTGGATTTGGTCTTTAAGGAGATACTTGAGGAGTCTTCTGACTGGAAAGAGCTGGTGCAAACATGTTGGAAAATATCaaaagtatttttgtaatattgaagCACAAGGTTACCTCAAGAAGGCACAAAAAAGCTGCAGTTACCGCAACATTACCTTGCTCAgtccaaaagtaaaaaaaaaaatggctttctaCACTAAATATGCTAGAAAGAATTTCAGAACAGCATGAGGCCATAGGCCTAGTGCTAAATGAATTTAACGTTGACTTATTAAGtgagcagaaagaaagaaaatgacagGTTGACATTAAGTACCGCTCTTGACCTGAGATGCTGAGACATCGCCCTCTCTCTGATAAGACTTTCATCTACATTAAGAAAacaataattgtttaaatgaaacaCCTGGATGAAGAGAATCAAGGGAGAAGCTTTAGACAGCCAGACACTTTTGATAAGGCTCTGAGGAGATACTTGGAAATGGAGATGTTGCAGACCGACTGGGATCCTCTTGCATTTCGGAATTTCCCAAAAGATGAAGACTGGTACCTGAGTGAAGTTGCACGCAAATACCTGGCTGTTGTGTCTACCGCGGTCCCGGCTGGCGTTGCCTTTGACATGGAGAAAGCCAAACTCGTGGCCAGTCGAAGAAGAAGCTTGGATCTAGAAAATCTAAATATGATGCAATTTCTAAATGGCAACTGTTTCTTCTCTTAACTCGTTATTTAACAAATGGGAAAATGATCATAGCCTGTTTGTTGTAAAAGATGAACAGTCACAAAACATGACATATTAGCTATTATTGTCTACCATGCTGACAGCATATCAGTTAATATATATTGTAAGGGGTATAGTGGTTAATTAAAAGATTTTTGTATTTAGGAAGTATTTACTTTGTATTAGCTATTATTGTCTATCATGCTAACAGCACATcaactaatatatattttaaggggTATAATGGTTAAGGTATTTTTGCATTTAGGGAGTTTTTACTTTGTCGATTAAATAGTCAATAATCAGTGAAAATATGTACAATGTATATATTATTCATGAAAATGGCTTTGTCTGCACTTTCTGTGACTAAAAGTTTTGACAGATTTTACACAATCTCTTGACAAACCTGTAAATAAACTTTGCATTGAATCCATATCTTATTCTGCAATTTAAAAAGGcagcttttttatttgtattgcagAATAAAATAGAGATCGTCTCTTAAAAAATATAAGCTGTACTTGTGGAATAATTATTGACCACAAGATGGCAGTGGGAACACATTTATGCCGTAGGCCTAGAATGAAGCATATCAAATAGAATGTAatacatataacattttttattttatttttgttacatcaATCTATCCACGCATTTAAAGTTACCTCATGGTTTTCTTACCTTATTGTTCATGATCACCTTCCGCTCCCCCGATGTATTTCCCATGAAAATCCTAAAATATTTCAATCAGAAACCATATTAAATGATCGATGCAGTCTTGGTGGAGCTGTTTTCTTATCATGTTTCACATTTGTAGAGGTCCTCACAGTTACTAACCCTGAGTATCTTCatgttaatcaaaatatttttacgtCTTCCACCTATTAAGAACAACTTACTTTTTGAAATGAACATTTGAGGGAATTTAATCAGTCAGATCTGCTGCATCAGCATAAAAAGTGCAGAGTGCAAAGGCAAATTTCCCCAGACTCAACACACTGGAACAGCTGAGATACAGTAGTTTTTTAGCCTGGGGATGGTTATTACACATGTAAATCTTCAATACTGGAGAACTATGACATGAACAAACTTGCTCAGGTATTTTGTTTTACTCTTAAACGTTGATTTGCATTGACAGTCGTGAACATCAGAACAAATTATGTCCTTCTGGTCAAGTTTATCagctttttcttttattgaaaaatataactgttattttgCGAGGGAAAGTGAGGCAGgtcattatatacattatttcaaTACAGAATGATACAGACATTAAGTGAAAAAAGATAAACAGCAAATACCTGGAAATTAAACAGATGGTTTTATACTatactttattgttttgttaCCATTTTCTGTAGCAGCTGTAGGAAGCTGTGTGCATATAGTAATCAAGCAAAGAAACTATAGAAACCTCTATGCCATTGTATATGGATGGTAGAGTTTTGTCTCAGTAAGCATAGATACAAGTAAAAGTATTAATGGCCTGAAAGAAAACTACTCAAAAACTGTAGAGGGAGACCTGCTGCTCTCAAAACCTGTGACAGTCCAGCATTCCAGCTCACTTTGTCTCACAAATCCAGTTCCGGACATCTGGTCTTCTTCAAAAGCTTTGTGTGCAGTGTGATATGTCCACAAACACTTCCTTAAcccataaattgaataaaaataggACAGCAAAAGAGAGGAAGGGAAGACATTGGCACATTTGATTATCATCCGTTTTTTGCTTGCAGACAAAACGGCACGATGCAGCATTTCAACCAGATATAAGGCAACATAAGCCTCTCGTATCCCATTAATAAAGACCTTTTCCAAACCATCCTATACCCACCCTGAAAAGCACCCATGGAGTCAGCATTACAAACATCTTTCTAGAGCTCTTATAAATCATACCTTACTTGTTACCGTTTAAACATGCTGATttcacaaaccaacaaaaaacacttGACAGGTGAGCAAGGAAATAGCGTCGCTGTAGTCTTGGAGTATTACAGCTGATACAAAACTTAACTGAGCTCACAAAGTGAAGGTAAAAAGCCACAGAGACATCTGTACAAACAACTCGGTACCACAGAAACCAACTGAAAATAACCAATTCTACAAATGGTGCTCTCTTCGGGTTCCTAGTGTGCTTATATAATGTCAGATTACAGGGCCAACACTGCTGACTAAACAATAGCATCAATCAAAAcactcaaatatacagtaaatgaataaCTGAACATGATGTACATATATCAAGAGTGTAACGATTTTAAATTATGTCCACAAAACATAACTtgtgtcataataataataataataataaatcaatttccCAAAGTGCACAATGAACAGTTAATACTTATTTGGCTATCAGGGCATTAATAGATggtcattattttatgttttcaatgGTAAACCAGAGACTATGATAATGTTAAGTATCTTGCCAGTATTTGGGCAAATTTGCTAAGTGTTAACATAGTTTGGAAAGTCTCTTAATAAAGACCTAAAtgtgaagtgtgtgatttctgtggCTTGTTTCAAACATTTCCAGATCTACTACTGGTCAAACAAATGCGTAGTCCCGCCTTCAAACTCTGACAACAGTTTATGGAATTGCAATCTATGTTAAGATTCCAAAAAAATtggagaaaaatagaaaatataaatgtattttactgtatttttttttattattccatttagTGCTGCTGATGGTGccgaaattacacacttcatcttAAAGGAAAATTAGTGAATCCTTTTCATAACTCTGTAATATAAAATGACATGGTGGATCGAGTTTGCTCATTTTGTAGATGTTAAAGAATTTTAATAAAGTACGTTTTGGTCTACATTTAACTGACGCAAAGGGTATGGCACTAACTCAAAGAGTGGCTATACAAGTAACAATCTCATCACGGGGTGTTGATCTCTCTCTAAAAACCTaaatacagaaacacagagaACTATAAGAGTCATTCAGAGATGAAAACCCTGCAGGGCCACTTCTGCTGATGAGCACAGTTTGAAGTTCAAGGCACTACACTAGACCCTGAATAAGAGAGCTACACTCTTCATCTCTGAGCCTATACAATGATGATCAAGTAATACACTCCTCAGCCTTCTTGACATCAAtcctcattcacacacacacacacacacacacacacacacacacacacacacacacacacacacaaaactgaagtcataATTGGTTCCTCCTGGACTGATTCTACTGCCTACAAGTAATCCGACGTCACCAATGCTTTCAGTTTCTGCATCCCATCAATCTGAATTCCCCGTGATTGAGAATTTCATGTGAGCCAACAGGAAATCCTCTTAAACATGCATGGACCACATGACAAAGTCCAGATCTACTACATAAACAACCCACGATTGGAAAAAAGGTAACATATTCCTAACATAAAGGTAACATAAAGCGTTCTGTTGAACCTCCAAACACGTTTATGGTATTCCAAacatcatttacatcattaaGGTTTTGTATACAAGGCAAAGACGGAATCAAAAGCTGTGAAACAGGAAAATTAAGATTGTTGCATTACGTTTTTCAGAGTTTAAAGGCATAAGCAAGGGTACTGCGTCAATCATGGAAGAATGTGAGGCTTGGTTCCACACAAACCTCCTGTATCAGCATTCCAAGTGGTCAACACTGGAATTCATTAATGATACTCATGAGACTAATTACCATTTGAAATGGAATTCCCATGCTTCAGCATACGCAAACACGCAAGCACTTTCCTCTCAAAGCTGTGGTGGCTCTGGTGAAAGTCACTAGTAACAGAAGGTTTGTATACCTGAACTAGAAAATGTAGTGAAAAAGCATCATCAAGGGCTAAAACATACGTTTTCCCTTTCATCTTCATTATAAAATCAGTCCTCCAAGTCAGTGTGTGAGCTTTACATCTACCAGTCGACCACAACCCACCTCCACCACTTCTTTTCAAAGACTGTTCACTTTACACCCTAATCTCGTCGtcgtcgtcgtcatcatcatcatccatgtAGGAGAAGTCCCTATCCTCTTGAACTCGAGGTGAGCTGTACTTGATGTTGTTCATGTTCCCCTCATACATTGATGGTGATTGATTGTGGGTTTTTTCATCCAGCATGGTGGACCCTGAACTGGAGAGGGAACAGCTGTCCAGGTGTTGATGGTTCCTGGTTTGGAGTTCTGGAGTGTAAGGGTTGGTGCCCGGCCTTTGCCGTGGGGGCCGGATCGGAGGAAGAGGGTCCTCTTCTCCCACCTCATTGTGAGGGCTCTGGGGTGGCGAGCTGCGCCCCTCGCTACTCTTTCCTTCTTCAAATCCCAGATCGTCATCATCAATGCCCTTCTTGTCCATCACACTTAGGATGTCGCCCAGCATGGAGGGACCCAGATCAATGTGGAAAGACATGATGGACTCCGCATGTTTCATGCCTCCTGTGTAAGGAACCGATGGACGCAAGTCAGTCAGCTCTCCGAAACTCCTCTCGTCCAGCTCCACGTCTGATACAGCAGGCGCTGTGGCTCCATTAAGCGGCTTTACTTCGTCTTCTGGAAGTTTCTTTAAAGGACTTGAGGACACGCTCTTGGGAAGGTGGATTCCAGTACCTCGTCCCGCATCATAGTCATTCAAATATGGCAGTGAGATTGCGTTTTTTACATAACTCGGCGATCCACCAGGGGGCGCCAGTTTGGATTTGTCAGGCTTGTCGCGATTGACCGATTGGGAGCGCTTGCTGCTTCGGAACGTACGGGAAAGGAGGCTCTGTTTAGGTGAGCTCTGCTGTACCTCCGGCTCCTTTGGTGGCTCCCCTGAGTGACTGCTAAGGAAGGACGTGTCCCCAAACGCGTCGCCTCCTCGACCCACGTGCATAGTGTGACGGAAGTCTCCTAGAGGTGCGCTGATCATCTCCGCAGTCAGGTCGGCACGAGAACGCCGCTTCGACTGGGAGGACGAGGACACAAGCTGCTTCAGAATAGGCATGATGACTTCTCAAATACggtccacagaaaaataaaatcaccaaagTCTTTCTTTGCCAAGAGATTTGTCACTCTTTCCTATGACGGTGTAGATCCAGGATAGTGGTCAGGATGAAAATTCTTCCACGTATACAGGACACATGGCCATTTTTATCCTTAAAGTATAGAGTTCAGCTTTCAACATCTGCAAATTGACCTACAACAGAAGAGAAAAgacataaatgtcattttattttataaggctGACATTTTATTACCAAATTGGAGAAAGATTCtcttttaattttagaatttgaGTTGAACTGTCAGCTGGTGGAAATTATTGGAATTATACATGGTATTTTGCACCGTGCTAATGATATCACATATTAAATGTATATCCCATTTTGTTTTAAAGGATTAATTGTAATGGAAACTTggctttgagaaaaaaaaaaggtagaacaAATTAATGAAAGACTAAAGCCACTTGAAGTATTATGTAATGCAAGAAAGCAGAGGTATAAGAGGTCGGAAAAGAAATTTCTATTTCATCcataagtgtttttattgttcttgGAGGAAGTGTGGTCATGAAAGGGTGACACGCTGCACGAGTGTTGATTTACAGAGCTCCTGTTGCTGAAGGATTTACTTTAGCATAGTGGCCACCACACCACCACATAGCTAAACCAAAGCTTTGAACACTTCCAACTTGGTTTGGACTTATGAACCATTTGTTTACTCAATAGATGTTTCTGGAATCAAACCACACAAAATGCATGCCAAATGCTAGGCCCTAATTATTATTGACTAAACATGTTAGCACTAGGACTGGTATAGGACATCAGTGCTCTTTAAATGATCCCGGGAAACCACACATCTTATTTGGAACGTAATTgcaattttaatttagtaaaagaacaatgtttttttaatgagtttctaCTAAACATGAAGTTCAAATGAAAGTGGCAATTTtgcacaaatgaaaacaaaaggttGCAATGCAAACATCGGGTAGTAATGTGGTCCAAGGCACAAATCCAATTTGCAAATCCCCTTTCTTTCCAAATCCACATTCACTTTGTGATTACATAACCATGAGCTCAGAGGATCCTGGGAGACCAAAGCTGTAAAGGGTTGCATTTCTTCCTAAATTCAACTCCATCCAGTGCAGAATTCTCTGTAGTATGTGCCAGGGTCTTATATCATGAGGAAATCTAGACCTTTACTCTTTGTTGTACTCCACTGCAGCTGCCTGAGATTTTACTTCCAGGCCTAGTGCTGACAAGGTAGTTTTTCCTTTCCCCCCAGACACCTTGCTTGCATTTTTCACCCTTCTTTTTTAACACTCCTTCCTTTTCATATGCAACTAGGTATGAAAATATAAGGACTTTAAAGATTACGATTCCATTTTACAATTTGGGTCACATTCTTACGGCATTTATTGCCTTTAGGGGGCTGATGTCAAATGCGAGAACATTTCAAATTGTCAACAGTTCTTGCAATCAACAAtttaaaaactcataaaaacTCCCATAATTATTGATTTGCATTTACTGCATTTAGTGTTTGAATGTTTCATGATTTATTTGCACAGACAAAATTCAAAGTAGTAAGATATTGGCTAAACATTGGTTGTGATCTGTACATCGTATTGTTCCACTGATGGAATGGCATGGTTTATTGAGGTTCCAAAAACTGTTAAAGAAACCTCATGAAAATCACTCGGTTCTGGAATTttcaataagtaaataaaaatatataatgtaataaatgctatatattacagtataatgtaatgttctaaaataaataatgttaataaagaaaacaagcaaattagcaaataaatacagaaataatgtgaataaatacatagagcaaaaaaaaaaaaaaaaaagctaataattaaatacaataagcaaagaaataaaactaataccattctgtttaacttttaaataagaaaacataTGAATTTGCTgatgttattagtattattgcttttgagccacttttttttttcttttccaaatggGACTTTTGTTTTGGAGAAGAACCAGTTCTTGTTTCTCAGCCCTGTTTAAAaccacttttttcttatttttatttttttttctccacttcccTTTGTCCTTTCtcttaaagcaaaatatattgCATGTCTTGGAAGACTAATGATGGTTGTATCATACTATTGTAATGCCACTGTAGAGGGAATGAAAAaaggaaagtgaaaaaaaaaaaaagcttaatacgAGAGAACTCAAGTGCTCTTACTCACTGGGTTCACTGAACTTACTGATTCCCAACTGAGCGCTGTGATTTATGGTTTAATAATCTGATTATCTGCTTCTTTACACAGGGGAGGCCTATTAGCTTTGACTGACCACCAACAGCAAACAAAAGACTTGAGACGCACCAATCACCCAAACAAACCAAGATCAAAGACACTTAGTTGTACAACAAACATAATCCTTAAAAAGACTAGTCtgatttttctgaaattaagACGGAAACTTATCAACATAGCGCTCGTTACCGTCTAGACGGTTGTTTGTAATTCTCTATGTTTTTAAACATGATTTCATAGCCACCCCTGAGTAGTGTGCATGCCATCTGGATAAATGAGATCCAGGCAACAATATTCCAAAGACACGTCACCCCACCAAAACATTTGCATCTCTGACAACAAAAGCCTATTGAGCGACTGTAGCTGTGAGAGAACAGAAGAGGGTTTGATAAACGATAAGCTCTCTACTTGAGTCAAAGAACTGGGCGTCCCTGTGGAGGATTCAGCTCTACCCGCTGGCAGGTTGACCTCATTGTTGAATCACAGCATATCGCCCCACTCTGAGGTCTCTAGATagatatgttgtgtgtgtttgcatgcatgcacAGTAATGCAAGTCAGCCTTGTTCCTGAATAAAGGATTTCAATCACA
This region of Cyprinus carpio isolate SPL01 chromosome B12, ASM1834038v1, whole genome shotgun sequence genomic DNA includes:
- the si:ch211-152f22.4 gene encoding E3 SUMO-protein ligase ZBED1, encoding MNKKRVHFANDSHRGRRQRDKFMPLPYRCTYGRKWPHVKPTLDAQQDHNQRELPTNRGYGSNFKTVLNIIIKDLQPLSSVKRHYLTRTLQSSLDVQLSASCIRNELQNLYKHKRVEVQKAVNDASNLALSAELWSSSEKVFYLTVSCHLISEDWNLKSYVLDTAHLLTKHTAENAVEHLLRISNEWNITEKTQIVVTNIDGIKKAQKTGCRWTYIPCFAHTLDRVFRETIQRTDCESLLRKCQRIVAFFHQSDKASQHLQQYCASLNLSQSELTQSCGLNWLTTLHMLKNILEQWQAIFKVFVDRRVEDLCLSENERKIMENIVAVLNILKDVTKEIGSQGFSPISKIIPHVQKLQEMLRNNWMARNDIAKILAEICDYHIGNIKKNLWFRVSTALDPRYKTSVLQDSDIEDITAEIRKQIRGSAEHCSHDTESEESVFQKYWKITNISGNTLEFWKSHKEFKKLVTVARKHLTVVSTAIPVERVHQLQESQLVDRRNCLEPENVSMILFLNSNQ
- the cdc42ep4b gene encoding cdc42 effector protein 4: MPILKQLVSSSSQSKRRSRADLTAEMISAPLGDFRHTMHVGRGGDAFGDTSFLSSHSGEPPKEPEVQQSSPKQSLLSRTFRSSKRSQSVNRDKPDKSKLAPPGGSPSYVKNAISLPYLNDYDAGRGTGIHLPKSVSSSPLKKLPEDEVKPLNGATAPAVSDVELDERSFGELTDLRPSVPYTGGMKHAESIMSFHIDLGPSMLGDILSVMDKKGIDDDDLGFEEGKSSEGRSSPPQSPHNEVGEEDPLPPIRPPRQRPGTNPYTPELQTRNHQHLDSCSLSSSGSTMLDEKTHNQSPSMYEGNMNNIKYSSPRVQEDRDFSYMDDDDDDDDDEIRV